A stretch of the Chitiniphilus purpureus genome encodes the following:
- a CDS encoding TraR/DksA C4-type zinc finger protein translates to MDPNDIASELEQAARDEALSAARGRQRNLFRADCADCGDDLPPYRQVYGTCIDCQERREHMDKLRGKS, encoded by the coding sequence ATGGACCCCAACGATATTGCCAGCGAGCTGGAGCAGGCAGCTCGCGACGAGGCGCTGTCCGCCGCCCGCGGCCGGCAGCGGAACCTGTTCCGGGCCGACTGCGCGGATTGTGGCGACGATCTGCCGCCCTATCGCCAAGTGTATGGCACGTGCATCGACTGCCAGGAGCGGCGCGAGCACATGGACAAGTTGCGGGGAAAATCATGA
- a CDS encoding phage replication initiation protein, NGO0469 family: MALTIKHEPTSNFEHAPAGTFPARCVRLIDMGTQVTEYQGRVKHQQKVLISFELLGDERMSDGRPFIVSKRYTASLHEKSAFRKDLASWRGRDFTDEELSGFDVRKLLNAPCLLGIVVTEKDGKEFSDISSIMKLPKGMEVDSPHNAPVCFDLNDPDWGIFEALSNGLKEAITKSPEYHAAKGRSPIADHASARRSDDFEEDIPF, translated from the coding sequence ATGGCACTCACCATCAAGCACGAACCGACCTCGAATTTTGAACACGCGCCCGCCGGCACCTTCCCTGCCCGTTGCGTCCGTCTCATCGACATGGGCACGCAAGTGACCGAGTATCAAGGACGGGTGAAGCACCAACAGAAGGTGCTGATTAGTTTTGAGCTGCTGGGCGACGAACGCATGAGCGATGGTCGTCCCTTCATAGTCAGCAAGCGATATACCGCATCCCTCCACGAGAAGAGTGCATTCCGCAAAGATTTGGCCTCGTGGCGAGGCCGCGATTTCACGGATGAAGAACTCTCCGGCTTTGACGTGCGCAAACTGCTCAACGCCCCATGCCTGCTCGGCATCGTCGTGACCGAGAAAGATGGGAAGGAATTCTCAGATATCTCCAGCATCATGAAATTGCCCAAGGGCATGGAGGTGGACTCCCCGCACAATGCCCCGGTTTGCTTCGACCTCAATGACCCGGACTGGGGCATCTTCGAAGCCCTATCCAACGGGCTGAAAGAAGCGATCACGAAGTCCCCCGAATATCACGCGGCCAAGGGGCGCAGCCCCATCGCAGATCATGCATCAGCTCGAAGATCCGACGACTTCGAGGAAGATATTCCGTTCTGA
- a CDS encoding siphovirus Gp157 family protein, translated as MKLYEIGDQYLAALQDLSARVESGELDPAVLADTMEGLQGEWEEKALNVAKYIATLEAEAAAIKTVEEVKAARRKLLEAQADRLRAYLSREAERLGIYPKDAEIAIAPVKSQAVQIDDETQLPADYWREIPARREPDKALIKQAIKDGFRVPGAHIEHRHSVRIK; from the coding sequence ATGAAACTCTATGAAATCGGCGATCAGTATCTGGCCGCATTGCAAGACCTATCCGCCCGGGTTGAATCGGGCGAGCTGGATCCCGCCGTCCTGGCAGACACGATGGAAGGACTGCAGGGCGAGTGGGAGGAAAAGGCGCTCAACGTCGCCAAGTACATAGCCACGCTGGAAGCCGAGGCCGCGGCGATCAAAACCGTGGAGGAAGTCAAAGCTGCGCGACGCAAGCTGCTGGAGGCACAAGCGGATCGCCTGCGCGCCTACTTGTCGCGCGAAGCCGAACGGCTGGGCATCTATCCCAAGGATGCAGAGATCGCGATTGCCCCGGTTAAGTCACAGGCCGTGCAGATCGATGATGAAACGCAGCTGCCGGCGGACTACTGGCGCGAAATCCCTGCCCGCCGCGAGCCGGATAAAGCACTCATCAAGCAAGCCATCAAGGATGGCTTCCGAGTTCCTGGCGCGCACATTGAGCACCGGCATAGCGTGCGCATCAAATAG
- a CDS encoding ead/Ea22-like family protein — MDNHDELRRLAQAATPGPWRWEINAKHKSMHLVGGVPQYDLTVMDFERWGMGGAVIRLRELSEPGMNIMSRVCDRLDWIVPFAGREHHEDWCADIDHADAKLIAAANPATVLALLDELAASQAEVARLRGALQFYAECRHLKLDDEMGIKARAALARSSPDDALRAYGERVARAAYEAGVKASRAFGLCKMKSLSSWRFRRENEIAKVLEDVKP; from the coding sequence ATGGACAATCACGACGAGCTGCGCCGGCTGGCGCAGGCGGCGACGCCGGGACCGTGGCGCTGGGAGATCAACGCCAAGCACAAATCCATGCACTTGGTCGGCGGCGTGCCTCAGTATGACCTGACCGTGATGGATTTTGAACGCTGGGGCATGGGCGGCGCTGTTATCCGTCTTCGGGAGCTATCTGAGCCGGGCATGAACATCATGTCCCGGGTGTGCGACCGCCTCGACTGGATCGTCCCCTTTGCTGGACGCGAACACCATGAGGACTGGTGCGCAGATATCGATCATGCAGACGCAAAGTTGATCGCCGCCGCCAACCCCGCCACGGTGCTTGCGCTGCTGGATGAGCTGGCCGCATCGCAGGCGGAGGTGGCGCGGCTGCGGGGGGCGCTGCAGTTCTATGCCGAATGCCGCCACCTCAAGCTCGACGATGAAATGGGCATCAAGGCCCGCGCCGCCCTCGCCCGATCCTCCCCCGACGACGCGCTGCGGGCGTATGGGGAGCGGGTGGCGCGGGCGGCCTACGAGGCAGGAGTTAAGGCGTCCCGAGCCTTCGGTCTTTGTAAGATGAAATCGCTTTCGTCGTGGCGCTTCAGGCGAGAAAACGAAATTGCCAAAGTTCTTGAGGACGTGAAGCCATGA
- a CDS encoding helix-turn-helix domain-containing protein, producing MAERNPQQIREARHNAGLTQTQAAELVHARMRAWQEWEAGNRAMPGAAWELFLIKTGQGPAKGRN from the coding sequence ATGGCGGAGAGAAACCCCCAACAAATCCGCGAGGCCCGGCACAACGCTGGGCTGACGCAAACGCAGGCAGCTGAACTAGTCCACGCCAGGATGCGCGCATGGCAGGAATGGGAAGCGGGCAACCGCGCCATGCCCGGTGCAGCGTGGGAGCTGTTTTTGATCAAGACCGGGCAAGGCCCGGCAAAGGGACGAAATTGA
- a CDS encoding tyrosine-type recombinase/integrase has translation MARKQDGLYQRGEIWWVRFNHHGREIRRSTGTTDRTAAEEYRDQLKASLWRQEKLGERPEYRWEEAVERWLIDRLDRPTAYNWKLTLRWLHPHLCGVRLADITRERIEAIKRAKQKEGVKPRTVNDVLNVIRSILRAAHEWEWIDRAPVVKTLQEPTRRVRYLTDAEEVRLLREVPEHMAPIVRFALCTGLRMSNILGLEWSQIDMTRRVAWVHPDQAKESKAIPVPLNSDAAQILREQMGQHLSHVFTYQGEPMRRVNGRAWRNALQRAGIENFTFHCLRHTWASRHIQSGTSLHALMEMGGWSDVDMVRKYAHFGAEHLVEHAERIARSAQKSAHKEKATG, from the coding sequence ATGGCGCGAAAGCAAGATGGCCTCTACCAAAGGGGCGAAATTTGGTGGGTGCGTTTCAACCACCACGGCCGGGAGATACGCCGCTCTACTGGAACTACCGACCGAACGGCGGCAGAAGAATACCGGGACCAGCTGAAAGCCTCGCTCTGGCGGCAGGAAAAGCTGGGCGAGCGACCTGAATACCGCTGGGAGGAAGCGGTTGAACGATGGCTGATTGATCGACTGGACCGGCCCACGGCCTACAACTGGAAGCTGACCCTGCGATGGCTGCACCCGCACTTGTGCGGTGTGAGGCTGGCTGACATTACGCGCGAGCGGATCGAGGCCATAAAGCGGGCGAAGCAGAAAGAAGGGGTGAAGCCGCGCACAGTCAATGACGTACTGAACGTGATCCGCTCTATCCTGCGCGCCGCACACGAATGGGAATGGATTGACCGGGCGCCTGTGGTCAAGACGCTACAGGAACCGACTCGCCGAGTGCGCTACCTGACCGACGCCGAAGAAGTCAGGCTATTGCGTGAGGTGCCCGAGCATATGGCGCCGATTGTGCGATTCGCACTCTGCACCGGGTTGCGGATGTCCAACATCCTGGGATTGGAATGGTCACAGATCGACATGACACGGCGTGTGGCATGGGTTCATCCGGATCAGGCCAAGGAAAGCAAAGCCATTCCGGTGCCGCTCAATAGCGATGCGGCGCAGATCCTGCGGGAGCAGATGGGGCAGCATCTGAGCCACGTGTTCACCTATCAGGGGGAGCCGATGCGGAGGGTAAACGGCCGGGCATGGCGCAACGCACTGCAGCGCGCGGGCATCGAGAACTTCACGTTTCATTGCCTACGCCATACCTGGGCAAGCCGGCACATCCAGTCCGGCACGTCACTGCATGCGTTGATGGAAATGGGCGGCTGGTCCGATGTGGACATGGTGCGGAAGTACGCGCATTTCGGCGCCGAACACCTGGTGGAACACGCCGAGCGGATCGCACGTTCCGCACAAAAGTCGGCACACAAAGAAAAAGCGACCGGGTGA
- a CDS encoding MerR family transcriptional regulator, translating to MQNSSNVVPTSELPSIPAKRYFTIGEVSELCGVKPHVLRYWEQEFTQLKPVKRRGNRRYYQHHEVLLVRRIRSLLYEQGFTISGARNQLAHPGEEREEDDPLIQARTELEALLAWLDE from the coding sequence ATGCAAAACAGCAGCAACGTCGTTCCGACCAGTGAGCTGCCCTCGATCCCGGCCAAGCGCTACTTCACCATCGGTGAAGTAAGTGAACTATGTGGCGTCAAGCCACATGTGTTGCGCTACTGGGAGCAGGAGTTCACCCAACTCAAGCCGGTGAAACGGCGTGGCAACCGCCGTTACTACCAGCATCACGAAGTGCTGCTGGTCCGGCGCATCCGCTCGCTGCTTTACGAGCAAGGTTTCACCATCAGCGGTGCCCGCAACCAGCTTGCCCATCCGGGGGAGGAGCGCGAAGAGGATGATCCGCTCATCCAAGCGCGCACCGAGCTTGAAGCACTGCTGGCTTGGCTGGATGAGTGA
- a CDS encoding integration host factor subunit alpha yields MTLTKADLADLLFDKVGLNKREAKDMVEAFFEEIRSALETGDSVKLSGFGNFQLRDKPQRPGRNPKTGEEIPISARRVVTFHASQKLKGLVEIHYAKQQQRRSDQ; encoded by the coding sequence ATGACGTTGACCAAAGCGGACCTTGCAGATTTGCTCTTTGACAAGGTGGGTCTGAACAAGCGTGAAGCGAAAGACATGGTGGAAGCGTTCTTCGAGGAAATTCGCAGCGCGCTTGAAACCGGCGATTCCGTCAAGCTTTCCGGCTTTGGCAACTTCCAGTTACGCGACAAGCCCCAGCGTCCGGGCCGTAATCCCAAGACCGGGGAGGAGATCCCGATTTCTGCCCGGCGCGTAGTCACCTTTCATGCCAGCCAGAAGCTCAAGGGCTTGGTGGAAATCCACTATGCAAAACAGCAGCAACGTCGTTCCGACCAGTGA
- the pheT gene encoding phenylalanine--tRNA ligase subunit beta → MKFSEQWLRSWVNPALTSDELSHLLTMAGLEVEEQEPAAPAFDNVFVAEVLSVVKHPDADRLNVCSVNVGEAEPLQIVCGAPNVAAGLKVPCARIGAALPGDFKIKRAKVRGVESSGMLCSGDELGIPDGVDGLLVLPASAPVGTPLRDYLQLDDQLFTLKLTPNRADCLSIKGIAREVAALTGSQVNAVPVDAVAPAVDVQRAVVLEAQSACSRYAGRVIRGVNPAARTPDWLRQRLQRSGLRAISPIVDVTNYVLLELGQPLHAFDHGKLDGRITVRVAKPGEQLTLLNEKALALQEDMLVIADATGPVALAGIMGGLASAVDDTTRDVFLESAYFAPEAIAGRARRLGFSSDASHRYERGVDFNGCRDALERATALILDICGGEPGPVTEALAPLPARPAVSLRVARVARVLGLTLPVDEIVAILTRLGLVAEPAGEVIHVTPPSYRFDIQIEEDLIEEIARAHGYDRIPVGTSLARTPMLPQPGQVRPKLALKHILVGRDYQEAVSYAFVEARWEADFAGNNAPIRLLNPIASQMSVMRSTLLGGLIHSLKHNQNRKQERVRLFELARVFHGKAAQQQPERLAGVAWGAREPEQWGAGRERVDFYDVKADVAALLAPREARFVAITGHPALHPGRAAAVLLNDTQIGVLGELHPKWVQAYELGSAPIVFELDVAVLTTVDRTVVVPVSRLQPVRRDLALIVDETRPADEVLAVLRQAASGPVTEIALFDVYRGKGVPEQKKSLAFKVLMQDTHKTLTDEEVDAAVAKLIRQAEAAGATLRV, encoded by the coding sequence ATGAAATTCTCCGAACAATGGCTGCGCAGCTGGGTGAACCCGGCACTGACCTCCGATGAACTTTCGCACCTGCTGACCATGGCTGGCCTGGAGGTGGAGGAGCAGGAGCCCGCCGCTCCGGCCTTTGACAATGTGTTCGTGGCCGAGGTGCTGTCGGTGGTCAAGCACCCGGATGCCGACCGGCTCAATGTCTGCAGCGTGAACGTCGGCGAAGCCGAGCCGCTGCAGATCGTCTGCGGCGCGCCCAACGTCGCTGCCGGTCTCAAAGTGCCGTGTGCGCGGATCGGTGCCGCATTGCCAGGCGACTTCAAGATCAAGCGCGCCAAGGTGCGGGGTGTCGAGTCATCCGGCATGCTGTGTTCCGGCGACGAGCTTGGGATCCCGGACGGGGTCGACGGCCTCCTGGTGTTGCCCGCCAGTGCACCGGTTGGCACCCCGCTGCGCGACTATCTGCAACTGGATGACCAGCTGTTCACGCTCAAGCTCACCCCCAACCGGGCGGATTGCCTGTCCATCAAGGGCATTGCACGCGAAGTGGCGGCGCTGACCGGATCGCAGGTCAATGCCGTGCCCGTCGATGCCGTCGCGCCTGCAGTCGACGTACAGCGCGCAGTGGTCCTGGAGGCGCAGAGCGCCTGCTCACGCTACGCTGGACGCGTGATCCGAGGGGTCAACCCGGCTGCACGCACACCCGACTGGCTCAGGCAGCGCCTGCAGCGTTCGGGCCTGCGCGCGATTTCACCGATTGTCGATGTCACCAACTATGTCCTGCTCGAATTGGGGCAGCCGCTGCATGCGTTCGATCACGGCAAACTTGACGGTCGGATCACAGTGCGCGTTGCCAAGCCCGGTGAGCAACTGACGCTGTTGAACGAGAAAGCGCTGGCATTGCAGGAAGACATGCTGGTCATTGCCGATGCCACAGGACCCGTGGCGCTGGCTGGCATCATGGGTGGCCTGGCAAGCGCTGTGGATGACACGACCCGCGATGTGTTCCTCGAGTCGGCCTATTTTGCGCCAGAAGCGATCGCCGGCCGTGCACGGCGGCTTGGCTTCTCCTCCGATGCGAGCCATCGCTACGAACGTGGCGTGGACTTCAACGGTTGCCGCGACGCCCTGGAGCGCGCAACCGCATTGATCCTGGACATCTGCGGTGGCGAGCCGGGTCCGGTGACCGAGGCGCTGGCGCCACTGCCGGCACGGCCTGCCGTGTCGCTGCGCGTTGCGCGTGTGGCCAGGGTGCTGGGATTGACGCTGCCGGTTGATGAGATCGTGGCGATCCTGACACGTCTGGGCCTCGTGGCCGAACCCGCTGGCGAAGTCATCCATGTGACACCGCCTTCCTACCGGTTCGACATCCAGATTGAAGAAGACCTGATCGAGGAAATCGCCCGTGCGCACGGGTACGACCGCATCCCGGTCGGCACGTCGCTCGCACGCACGCCGATGCTGCCACAGCCGGGCCAGGTTCGGCCCAAGCTGGCGCTCAAGCACATCCTGGTCGGGCGCGATTACCAGGAGGCGGTCAGCTATGCCTTCGTCGAGGCACGCTGGGAGGCGGATTTCGCCGGCAACAATGCGCCGATCCGATTGCTCAATCCGATCGCGAGCCAGATGAGTGTCATGCGCTCCACGTTGCTCGGCGGGCTGATTCATTCGCTCAAGCACAATCAGAACCGCAAACAGGAACGGGTGCGGTTGTTCGAACTGGCGCGCGTATTCCACGGCAAGGCGGCCCAGCAGCAGCCGGAGCGTCTGGCCGGCGTGGCGTGGGGCGCGCGCGAGCCGGAACAGTGGGGGGCCGGTCGCGAGCGGGTCGACTTCTACGATGTGAAGGCCGATGTTGCGGCGCTGCTTGCCCCGCGCGAAGCCCGTTTCGTCGCGATCACCGGGCATCCTGCGCTGCACCCGGGACGCGCCGCCGCGGTCTTGCTCAATGACACGCAGATCGGCGTGTTGGGGGAATTGCACCCAAAGTGGGTTCAGGCCTACGAGCTTGGCAGCGCCCCGATCGTGTTCGAATTGGACGTGGCAGTGCTGACCACGGTCGACAGGACAGTCGTGGTACCGGTTTCCAGGCTCCAGCCAGTCCGGCGCGATCTGGCGCTGATCGTCGATGAGACACGTCCTGCCGATGAGGTGCTGGCAGTGCTGCGCCAGGCTGCTTCCGGGCCCGTGACCGAGATCGCGCTCTTTGACGTCTACCGCGGCAAAGGGGTGCCGGAACAGAAAAAGAGCCTTGCTTTCAAGGTGTTAATGCAAGATACTCACAAAACTCTGACCGACGAAGAAGTCGATGCTGCGGTGGCGAAGCTGATTCGCCAAGCGGAGGCCGCAGGCGCGACATTAAGAGTTTGA
- the pheS gene encoding phenylalanine--tRNA ligase subunit alpha, producing MVADVQSILDEGIAALHATTDPIELENAKARYTGKEGAITALLKQLAALSPEGKKTFGAKVNQAKQAFEAALAARREALAAEKLARQLAAESLDVTLPGRGRLNGGLHPVTLVQQRIEALFRSIGFEVADGPEIETDFHNFEALNIPRNHPARAMADTFYLEGGEVLRTHTSPIQVRYMLEQQPPIKIIAPGRVYRVDSDATHSPMFHQMEGLWVDEGVSFADLKSVIVDFLRNFFERDDLQVRFRPSFFPFTEPSAEIDVLGARGWLEVGGCGMVHPNVLRNVNIDPEKYTGFAFGIGLDRFAMLHYGVNDLRLFFENDLSFLGQFR from the coding sequence ATGGTTGCCGACGTACAAAGCATACTCGACGAAGGAATCGCCGCACTGCATGCGACGACTGATCCCATCGAGCTGGAAAACGCCAAGGCGCGTTATACCGGCAAGGAGGGCGCGATCACCGCGCTGCTCAAGCAACTGGCGGCCTTGTCGCCAGAAGGGAAGAAGACCTTTGGCGCCAAGGTGAACCAGGCCAAGCAGGCGTTCGAAGCCGCGCTCGCGGCGCGGCGTGAGGCGCTGGCGGCCGAGAAGCTGGCACGCCAGCTTGCGGCCGAATCGCTGGATGTCACCTTGCCGGGACGTGGGCGTCTGAACGGTGGGTTGCATCCGGTGACACTGGTGCAGCAGCGTATCGAAGCACTGTTCCGTTCGATTGGCTTCGAGGTGGCGGACGGTCCCGAGATCGAAACCGATTTCCACAACTTCGAGGCGCTCAACATCCCGCGCAACCATCCGGCGCGCGCGATGGCCGACACCTTCTATCTGGAAGGTGGCGAGGTGTTGCGCACGCATACCAGCCCGATCCAGGTGCGCTACATGCTGGAGCAGCAGCCACCGATCAAGATCATTGCACCCGGCCGGGTCTATCGCGTGGATTCGGATGCCACCCATTCGCCGATGTTCCATCAAATGGAAGGGTTGTGGGTCGACGAGGGCGTGTCGTTCGCCGATCTGAAGAGCGTGATCGTCGACTTCCTGCGCAACTTCTTCGAGCGTGACGATTTGCAGGTGCGCTTCCGTCCTTCGTTCTTCCCGTTCACCGAGCCGTCGGCCGAGATCGACGTACTGGGTGCGCGCGGCTGGCTGGAGGTGGGCGGTTGCGGCATGGTCCACCCCAACGTGCTGCGCAATGTGAACATCGATCCGGAAAAGTACACCGGCTTCGCCTTCGGCATCGGGCTCGACCGCTTTGCCATGCTGCACTATGGCGTCAATGATCTGCGGCTGTTCTTCGAGAACGATCTGTCCTTTCTCGGGCAGTTCAGATAA
- the rplT gene encoding 50S ribosomal protein L20: protein MPRVKRGVTARARHKKVLALAKGYRGRRKNVYRIAKQAVMKAGQYAYRDRRQRKRQFRQLWIARINAAARELGLAYSRFMNGLKKAGIEVDRKVLADLAVFDKPAFAKFVEQAKASLAA from the coding sequence ATGCCTCGCGTTAAACGTGGTGTAACCGCCCGCGCCCGCCACAAGAAAGTCCTGGCGCTGGCCAAGGGCTATCGCGGCCGTCGCAAGAACGTATACCGGATCGCCAAGCAGGCGGTGATGAAGGCCGGTCAGTATGCCTACCGTGACCGCCGTCAAAGAAAGCGTCAGTTCCGTCAGCTGTGGATTGCGCGGATCAATGCCGCTGCCCGCGAACTGGGTCTGGCGTACAGCCGCTTCATGAACGGCCTGAAGAAGGCCGGGATCGAGGTGGACCGCAAAGTTCTGGCCGACCTCGCCGTGTTCGACAAGCCGGCTTTTGCCAAGTTTGTCGAGCAAGCCAAGGCGAGCCTCGCTGCCTGA
- the rpmI gene encoding 50S ribosomal protein L35 yields MPKMKTKSSAKKRFKVLGGGGVKRSHAFKRHILTKKTTKNKRQLRGTAMVDATNMGHVRAMLPYA; encoded by the coding sequence ATGCCCAAGATGAAAACCAAGAGCAGCGCCAAAAAGCGCTTCAAGGTGCTCGGCGGGGGCGGCGTCAAGCGCAGCCATGCCTTCAAGCGCCACATCCTGACCAAGAAGACCACCAAGAACAAGCGCCAGCTGCGCGGCACCGCCATGGTCGATGCGACCAACATGGGCCACGTGCGCGCGATGTTGCCCTACGCGTAA
- the infC gene encoding translation initiation factor IF-3: MAIAAQDKEPRINGEITAREIRLQGLDGEQLGIVSLAQAITLAEEAEVDLVEIAPTAVPPVCRIMDYGKYKYEKSKKEHAAKQKQKQIQVKEVKLRPGTDENDYQVKLRNLTRFLEEGDKAKVTLRFRGREMAHQEIGLAQLKRIESDLTELAVVEQFPKLEGRQMIMMLAPKKK, from the coding sequence ATGGCGATAGCTGCTCAGGATAAAGAGCCGCGGATCAATGGTGAGATCACCGCGCGCGAAATTCGTCTGCAAGGCCTGGATGGTGAACAACTCGGTATCGTGAGCTTGGCGCAGGCCATCACGCTGGCCGAGGAAGCGGAAGTCGATCTGGTCGAGATCGCGCCGACGGCAGTGCCCCCCGTGTGCCGCATCATGGACTACGGCAAGTACAAGTACGAAAAGTCCAAGAAGGAACACGCGGCCAAGCAGAAGCAGAAGCAGATCCAGGTCAAGGAAGTCAAGCTGCGCCCTGGGACCGACGAGAACGACTATCAGGTGAAGCTGCGCAACCTGACCCGCTTCCTGGAAGAGGGCGACAAGGCCAAGGTGACCTTGCGTTTCAGGGGGCGCGAAATGGCCCACCAGGAGATCGGGCTTGCGCAGTTGAAGCGCATCGAGTCGGACCTGACCGAGCTGGCGGTCGTCGAGCAGTTTCCCAAGCTCGAAGGCCGGCAGATGATCATGATGCTGGCGCCGAAGAAGAAGTAG
- the thrS gene encoding threonine--tRNA ligase, whose product MPVITLPDGSQRQFDAPVTVAGVAASIGAGLARAALAGKVDGKLVDTSHLIDRDAQLAIVTDRDAEGLDIIRHSTAHLLAYAVKELFPGAQVTIGPVIEDGFYYDFSYERPFTLEDLAAIEKKMAELARQDIPVERYELPRDEAIAYFKGIGEAYKAEIIESIPQGEVLSLYREGSFTDLCRGPHVPSTGKLKVFKLMKVAGAYWRGDSRNEMLTRVYGTAWTRKEDLDAYLHRLEEAEKRDHRKIGRALDLFHMQDEAPGMVFWHPKGWTLWQTIEQYMRRKLHRHGYQEIRTPMMMDRSLWEKSGHWGNYHDNMFTTESEKRDYAVKPMNCPGHIQVFNQGLRSYRDLPLRYAEFGSCHRNEPSGSLHGIMRVRGFVQDDAHIFCTEEQVQQEAAAFIDLLKEVYADFGFHEILVKLSTRPEKRIGTEESWDRAEAALAMALQSKEMPFDYLPGEGAFYGPKIEFTLKDSLGRLWQCGTLQIDPNLPERLGAEYVGEDNSKHRPIMLHRAVLGSLERFIGILVENFAGAFPVWLAPVQVVVMNISEAQREYTAEVAAALKAAGLRAEADLRNEKITYKIREHSLQRLPYQLVVGDKEKAAGLVAVRSRSGEDLGQMSVQALIARIAAESPGI is encoded by the coding sequence ATGCCCGTTATTACGCTTCCCGATGGTTCGCAACGCCAATTCGACGCGCCGGTGACCGTGGCTGGCGTGGCAGCCAGCATTGGCGCGGGTCTTGCCCGCGCCGCGCTCGCGGGCAAGGTGGATGGCAAGCTGGTTGACACCAGCCACCTGATCGACCGCGACGCGCAGCTGGCCATCGTGACCGATCGGGATGCTGAAGGTCTGGACATCATCCGCCACTCCACCGCCCACCTGTTGGCCTATGCGGTCAAGGAGCTGTTCCCGGGTGCCCAGGTCACCATCGGCCCGGTGATCGAGGACGGGTTCTACTACGACTTCAGCTACGAGCGCCCGTTTACGTTGGAGGACCTGGCCGCCATTGAAAAGAAGATGGCGGAACTTGCCAGGCAGGACATTCCGGTCGAGCGCTATGAATTGCCGCGGGACGAGGCGATCGCCTACTTCAAGGGCATCGGCGAGGCATACAAGGCCGAGATCATCGAGAGCATCCCGCAGGGCGAGGTGCTGAGCCTGTATCGCGAAGGCAGCTTCACCGACCTGTGCCGCGGCCCCCATGTACCCTCGACCGGCAAGCTCAAGGTGTTCAAGCTGATGAAGGTGGCAGGGGCCTATTGGCGTGGCGACAGCCGCAATGAGATGCTGACGCGTGTCTACGGCACTGCGTGGACCAGGAAGGAAGACCTTGACGCCTACCTGCACCGGCTCGAGGAGGCTGAGAAGCGCGACCACCGCAAGATCGGCCGCGCCCTTGATCTCTTCCATATGCAGGACGAGGCGCCTGGCATGGTGTTCTGGCATCCCAAGGGCTGGACGCTGTGGCAGACCATCGAGCAGTACATGCGCCGCAAACTGCACCGGCACGGATACCAGGAGATCCGCACGCCGATGATGATGGACCGCTCGCTGTGGGAGAAGTCCGGGCACTGGGGCAACTACCACGACAACATGTTCACCACGGAATCGGAAAAGCGCGACTACGCGGTCAAACCGATGAATTGCCCGGGGCACATCCAGGTATTCAACCAGGGGCTGCGCTCGTACCGTGATCTGCCGCTGCGCTACGCCGAATTCGGCTCCTGCCATCGCAACGAACCATCGGGCTCGTTGCACGGCATCATGCGGGTACGCGGCTTTGTGCAGGATGACGCGCATATCTTCTGTACCGAGGAGCAGGTGCAGCAGGAGGCAGCCGCCTTCATCGATCTGTTGAAGGAGGTGTACGCCGACTTTGGCTTCCACGAAATCCTGGTCAAGCTCTCGACACGGCCGGAAAAGCGCATCGGTACCGAAGAGAGCTGGGACCGTGCCGAAGCTGCATTGGCGATGGCGCTCCAGTCCAAGGAGATGCCGTTCGACTACCTGCCCGGCGAAGGCGCCTTCTACGGCCCCAAGATCGAATTCACGCTCAAGGATAGCCTCGGTCGGCTGTGGCAATGCGGTACGCTGCAGATCGATCCCAACCTGCCTGAGCGGCTTGGTGCCGAGTACGTCGGCGAAGACAACAGCAAACATCGCCCCATCATGCTGCATCGCGCGGTGCTGGGCTCGCTGGAGCGCTTCATCGGCATCCTGGTCGAAAACTTCGCCGGTGCGTTCCCGGTCTGGCTGGCGCCCGTGCAGGTGGTGGTGATGAACATCTCCGAGGCGCAGCGCGAATACACCGCCGAAGTGGCTGCCGCACTCAAGGCTGCCGGGCTGCGGGCCGAAGCTGACTTGAGAAACGAGAAAATAACCTATAAAATCCGCGAACATAGCTTGCAGCGCCTTCCCTATCAGTTGGTGGTGGGGGACAAGGAGAAAGCGGCAGGCTTGGTGGCCGTGCGTAGCCGTAGTGGCGAAGACCTCGGGCAAATGTCGGTACAGGCGCTGATTGCGCGCATTGCAGCCGAATCCCCGGGGATTTGA